Below is a genomic region from Streptomyces roseoviridis.
GAAGCTGCTCGGCGAACTGTCACGGAGCTGAGCCGCGCCCCTCGCCCCACCGGCGGCCCGTCAGTGTCCCCCCTCGGCCTCGAAGGTGCGCAGCAGGTCGGCGGCGACGCTCACGGCGATGGTCGCCGGTTCCTTGCCGGTGACGTCGGCCAGCCCGATCGGGGTCTTGATCCGGTCGACGGCGGCCTCGTCGTGCCCGCCCTCGGTGAGCAGGCGGCGGCGGAACCGCACCCACTTGGCCGCCGAGCCGATCAGGCCGACGGAGCCGAGCCCGGGCGTGCGCAGGGCGGCGTCGCACAGCGCCGCGTCCTCGGCATGATCGTGAGTCATGATCAGGACGTGGGTGCCGGGCGGCAGTTCCTCGAGCACCTCCTCGGGCAGCAGCGGCGTGTGGTGCACGTGCACCTGCGACACCGCGTCCGCGAGGACGGCGAGCCGCTCCTCGGTGAGGATGTCGGAGCGGCTGT
It encodes:
- the xdhC gene encoding xanthine dehydrogenase accessory protein XdhC; the protein is MTWVTAVARLRARREPGVLVTVATVRGHAPRDAGAKLVVGRTGTWGSIGGGNVEAVAIDRAREMIDAAKAEPELIDFALNDKVTNRHGVQCCGGTVSVLLEPLPVVRAVAIFGVGHVGLELARILARQDLDLHLIDSRSDILTEERLAVLADAVSQVHVHHTPLLPEEVLEELPPGTHVLIMTHDHAEDAALCDAALRTPGLGSVGLIGSAAKWVRFRRRLLTEGGHDEAAVDRIKTPIGLADVTGKEPATIAVSVAADLLRTFEAEGGH